AGCACCACGGTCGGCAGGCTCTTCTCGATCTCGGCGAGCCACTCGGCGCAATCGCCGCGCACCACGCGCGGACAATCCTTGCGCGAGCAGACGAGCGCCGCCTCCTGCGCGGCCGCGAGCTTGCCTTCCTTGCGTAACGACTGCGTTTGCTCGTAGGACGCCGCGCACTCCTGTTTCGTCGTGGCGGTGGCGGGGGCCGCGAGCGTGATCATCGCGGCGATGAGGGCAGTGCGAACGATCTTCACAAACACTCCGGCTTGATGCGGCGGATCCCCTTCGCGTCGATCGTGTACGGCGGGGAGCAGCTCCCCACGCGAGGCGCCGTTTTTCCGCTCGTCGTCGTCGTCACGCCCGTCGGCGCGCTCTTGCCCGTAGCGCGAGGCGCCGCCGTGGCCGTCTCGACGGGCGCGCTCGTGCTCGCCGTCGCCGTCTCCGGGGGCGCCGGCGCCACCGTGGGCGTGGGCGCAGGGGCCTCCACGGGGGTCTTGGCCGTCGCCGTCGTCGCCGCGGCCGTGGGCGTGACCGGCTGGATCCCCGCGGCGTTCTCCTCGCGCCCGCGATCGATCCAGAGCGCCGCGGCTCCTCCGAGCGCCGCGATCAACGCGACCGCCGCGATCACCACGACCGATCGGGGGAGCGCCACGGACTGCGGGCGATGGGGCAGGGCGATCCCCGAGACCTGCGATCGCATCACCGACGGCATGCTCGCCGCGTCCACGCTCTCGTCGGTGCGCGTCGACAGGGGCGGCATTTCTGCGCCCGAAAGCGAAGCGTTCTCGATCGCTTGCACCTCCCGCGCGCGCCGCGCGAGCCCATCGGGCGCCACCTCGGCGAGCCACTCGCCGACCTCCCACGCGGGCGCTGGGGCTTGCGCGGCTTCGAGCGCCATCGCCATCTCTCGCGTGGACTGGAACCGATCGGCTGGATCTCGCGCGAGCCCTCGCATCACCACGGCTTCGAGCTCGGGCGGCACCGTGACGCCGATCTCGCGGAGCGGCGGGATCTCCTTCATCGTCACCTGATGGATGATCGCGAGCTCGCTGTCGCCGTTGAACAGCCTGCGCACCGCGAGCATCTCCCAGAGCACGATGGCCGCGGCGAACACGTCGACGCGCCTGTCGACCGAGCTCCCGCCCCGGATCTGCTCCGGCGCCATGTACGCGTATTTCCCCTTCAGCTCGCCCTCGCGCGTCACCTGCGCGCGGCCCATCGCCTTGGCCACGCCGAAGTCGAGCACCCGGCTCGTCCCGTCGGCGCCGATGATCACGTTCTGCGGCGACACGTCGCGGTGCACGATCCCGAGCGGCGCGCCGCGCTCGTCGATCGCCTCGTGCGCGGCGTGCAGCCCGTGCAGCACGCTCGACATCACGCTCGACACGATCTTGAGCGGCGTCCGTCCGCCGTTGCGCTCCAGGATCTTGAGCACGCGCGCGAGG
This genomic stretch from Polyangium spumosum harbors:
- a CDS encoding serine/threonine-protein kinase, with protein sequence MAGGQAGAHKVGRYALYGEIASGGMATVHFGRLLGPSGFARTVAIKRLHPQFSKDPEFCTMFLDEARLAARIKHPNVVPILDVINEGSELLLVMDYVHGESLARVLKILERNGGRTPLKIVSSVMSSVLHGLHAAHEAIDERGAPLGIVHRDVSPQNVIIGADGTSRVLDFGVAKAMGRAQVTREGELKGKYAYMAPEQIRGGSSVDRRVDVFAAAIVLWEMLAVRRLFNGDSELAIIHQVTMKEIPPLREIGVTVPPELEAVVMRGLARDPADRFQSTREMAMALEAAQAPAPAWEVGEWLAEVAPDGLARRAREVQAIENASLSGAEMPPLSTRTDESVDAASMPSVMRSQVSGIALPHRPQSVALPRSVVVIAAVALIAALGGAAALWIDRGREENAAGIQPVTPTAAATTATAKTPVEAPAPTPTVAPAPPETATASTSAPVETATAAPRATGKSAPTGVTTTTSGKTAPRVGSCSPPYTIDAKGIRRIKPECL